CGCGCTGGAAATGAATCTCCAATCTTTTCCCCTCGGCATTCTGGGAGTCCTGCTCGGCATCGGTGGCATGATCGCCTACAGTCTTCGACCGGACTGGCTATGGGCCGTGACCATATCCGAAGGATTGGCGCTGGCCTGCCTGGTCTCGTTCTTTGCACTCCATTTCGAGACCGTCAAGGCCTTCTCTGGTCGACGCTCAACGAAGATGGGGTTGAACAGCTTTCTGATGATCATACTCTTCACGAGCATTCTGGTGATCGTGAACTTTCTGGCATCACGGCATTCAGCCCGATGGGATCTCTCAGAAAACCAGAACTTCACCCTTGCGCCTCAAACCTATCGAGTGCTTCGGACCCTCCCACGCGACGTCAAGATCACCGTCTTCACACGAGAAAAGGATCCCGGCTATCAGGCCTTCAAAGAACGCTTAGAGAGTTATCGGCAAGCCTCGACCAAGCTGAGTGTGGAATTCATCGATCCGGAAAAGCAGCCGAAGGTGGCCCAGACATACGGCATTTTTCGGACTGACACGGCCATCTTCGAGAGCAACGGACAGACGATCCGCGTAACGTCCCCATCAGAAATCGAACTGACAGGCGCATTGATCCGGATCTCCAAGGACTCGAAAAAGCGGATTGTCTTCGTTGAAGGCCACAGTGAGCTGAATGTCGAGGACAAAGACCGGAATGGTCTGTTCATTGCGAAAGAAGCCTTGATTCGCCAAGGGTATGATGTTGGGACTGTCTCGCTCCTGAAAGAATCAACCGTGCCCGACAATACGTCTGTGTTGGTCCTCGCCGGTCCACGTCGTTCCGTCATGAAGGAGGAGCAGGATCGTATTCACGCGTATGTTGAGAAGGGCGGTCATCTATTGCTGCTGGCTGATCCCGATACACAGACAGGGCTCGAAACGCTGCTGACCCGCTGGGGACTGGGCCTGGGCCCCGGTGTCCTGGTCGATCTTCAAGATCGGTTAGCCCAGGGAGACCTCACCGCACTGCTGGTCAGAACATTTACGGAACATGAGATCACGCAAGACCTCACCTCGGCCGTGCTGTTGCCGCTGTCACGACATATCACCTTCGATGAGCAGATCGGCAAAGACTGGGACTTCGTCCCACTCGCCAGAACCTCGTCCAACAGCTGGGCTGAAACGAACATGCAAGGCCGGGTAGTGAGCCTGAGTGAAAAAGAAGACGTGAAGGGACCTCTTCCTATGGCTGCAGCACTGTCGCCCAAGAAGGCCCCAGAGGAAGGCAAACCTCGCCCCGCCATTGTGGTGATCGGCAACTCGACCTTCGCCTCCAACGCCTTCTTCAATTTCCCAGGCAACAGCGACTTTTTCCTCCATACGACCGGTTGGTTGGCCGAGGAACGAGACTTGATCTCCATTGCACCGAGAGAGCCGGCATTGCACCCCTTCACGCCCAATCCCACGCAGGAACGTGCGTTGATTTACATCCAGGTTATCTTACTGCCGCTCATGATCTTCCTGACCGGCCTCATTGTGTGGAAAAAACGCCGACGATTATGATGAATCTTCTTTTCACCCTCTTCTCTGTAGGATGGTCAAATTGGCTGTCCGGCAAGGCCACAGCGAGTGAAGGGTCAAGGCCTGCCCTCTGGGGCACGTTGAGAGTCTGAACGATGCGAGAACGCAGTTGGCGGCAATTTTCACCATCCTGATATGCGTTATTGGCCTACACTTGTAATGCTGGTGATGCTCGCTGGACTGGGCGGCTATCTCTACCTGGTTGAGTTTCCCGCCAAGCAACAGGAAGAAAAACAAGAGACGGCCCAGAAACAACTCTTGCCGTTTCCAGAGACCACCATTACCGGCATCTCCGTTACCACCGCTCAGGGACCGATTGAGATCAAACTGACCGAACCGGGGAAGTGGTCGATCGTGGCTCCACTTCGAACCGAGGCTGATACCCGCGAGGTCCAGGCCCTCGTTCGTGCACTGGTCACAGGAACCGTGACCAGAACCCTGGAAGACCAGACCACGCAGCTGGTGGCGTTCGGCCTCGAACCGCCGGTGACCACTATCACTGTGACAGCCGGCACCCAACAGGAAGCTATTTCAATCGGCGATAGTGGTCCTCTATCCAATACCCTCTATGTCTTGCGGAAGTCGGATCACCGCATCCTCCTGACGAGTCTGGCGCCAAAAGATCTTGTGAACAAGTCCTTGATGACCTTTCGTCGGAAAGAGCTGTTGAAGTTCGTTCAAAATGATATCGAGCGGGTTCGCTTGACCTATCCGACGACTGAAATCGTGATCTACAACATGGCGAAGGACAAACCCAAGCCTTCATGGAAGATTCGGTATCCGATCGAAGCCGAAGCGGATCAGAACGAAGTTCGAGCATTGATGTTCCGCCTGGAAGACTTGAAGGCGCTCGGCATCATTGATCCAGGTCCCGAACGAGACAGCATTGCCAAGACCTTGACGACACCGAAAGTGAAGGTCACCTTGCATACCGCTGCCGGGGACCAATCAGTTCGGCTCTATCAATCGGACCCGCAGAAGGGCGAGGCTATTGCAGAGATTGGACCGGACGCACCGCTCTACCGTATCAATCCGGGACTGATCAAGGACCTGACGAAGGACCTCTTCAATCTTCAAGATAAACGACTCTTCGGCCTCGACTACACAGATGTGGCCATGCTGTCGGTCAAGACGAGGGAGCAAGAGTACATATTGATCAACCAAAGCGGTGAGTGGGCCCTGGAAGACCAGCCTATGGAGAAGGTCACCCAAGAGGTGGCCGATCTGCTCGTCAGCCGGGTAGCTAATCTACCGGCAGAAGAACGGATCATGAAACAATCCTCGCCGCTCGCCCCCTATGGGCTTCTGTCTCCGGCTGCAGAGTTTGTCGCCACCGCGAAAGACGGCAAGACCACGGGAAGACTCACCTTGGGCAGTCAGTCCGGGAATCTCCTCTATGCGACCGGCCAGCGGATCTCCGGTTTGTTTCAAGTGCGCCCTGATCTCCTGACCCAGATTCCCTCTAAATCTGAGCTCCTCGGAAAAACAGCGAGCAGGACAACAACAGGGCGCTAAATCGACTCCTGTTCACTCCTACCTATTAGCTATACTATGTAAATACTTTAGTCAGGTACTTGACCTGACTAGTACAATTCCGCTATAGCTTCAACCGTGCCTATCGAGACAGCGAAGTGGTGCTCAACCAAGTTCGAGCGGTCTCGTCATTCCAAAACCATACAGTTTAGGGTCACCCTACGTGACCAAGCATATCCTTAACGATCTGCCTCAACAGAAAGTGAGCAGCTCCACCATGACATACCCACTCATCCGTACCGCACGATCTTTCACGGGAATGGCTCTGGTCCTCTTGGGATTGAGCACGTACGGCTGTGGAGACTCAGGAACAGCCACGCAACCGGCAGAGCTTGGGAACCTGTCGGTCTCCGCCGGAGACCTACAACCAACTTTTACCCCGGCAATAACGAGTTATACCGTCCAGCTCCCGACCGATGTCTTAAGTACAACCATCACCGCAACCCCTCGAGTAGCCGGCGATACCATCCGGATCGATAATCAGCAAGTCACGAGTCAAACCATTACGCTCGACTCGCCGGGGACAGAGAAATCCATTAACATCGTCGTCACAGAAACAGGCACAGGCGGCACGTCGAAGTCCTACACTGTCCAAGTCAAACGCGCGAGCCTGACCGGAGACAATTCGTTAGCGAACTTGACTGTTTCACCAGGAATCCTTGCGCCCGAATTCGATAAAAGCTCGGTGAGATACACAGTCAGTGTTGACAATAACATCAGAAGCGTCACGCTCACCCCCACTCTCTCAGATCCTGCCGCAACGATGACCGTAAATGGGCAGCCAGCAACCTCTGGTCAAGCACGCGCAATCAATCTCAATGCTGGCAACCAGGTCACGACAATCACGATCGCCGTCACGGCTCAGAATGGAAGCACGCAATCCTATGAGGTTGCCGTAAGTTCTAAACCATCAAACAACTTACAAGGGCTCACTATCTCACCCGGAACCTTAGTCCCTGCGTTCAGAGCAGGCGGCACCGGCTACACGGTGAACGTGGGTAATGGTGTAGGCAGCGTGACGGTACGGCCAACCCTGGCAGATACCAGGGCAACCATGACCGTGAACGGCCAAGCCACCACGTCTGGGCAATCTCAAACCATTACATTAAACCAACCCGGCTCTCCCACAATTATCACCATATTCGTAATCGTTCCGGAGGTGTTACCCAAACAGTATTCGGTGACCGTCAATCGGGCAGCCCTTGGTGGAAACAATAATTTGTCTGCATTAGCCGTAACACCGAGGCCCTTAGACTCCCCCTTCAACGCAAACGATCTCAGCTATACCGTGAATGTGGCCAGCACTGTAGGCAGCGTGACGGTACGGCCTACCCTGGCCGATCCCGCCGCGACCATGACCGTGAATGGACAAGCCTCCACATCGGGACAGGCCCGAGCCATTACCTTGAATGGAGCGGGATCGGATACTTCAATTAATATCGTAGTGACCGCCCCCAATAGCACACAAAAGATCTACACGGTAAGTGTTCAACGTGCAGCCCTCGGTGGCAACAACAATTTGCAGAGCTTGACCGTGTCGCCAGGCACCCTCAGTCCCGCGTTTAATGCAAACACAACAAGCTACACGGTAGATGTAAACAGCAATGCGACCAACCTAACGGTCACACCGCAGCTCCAAGATTCTGCTGCCAGCCTTCAAGTGAATGGACAAGCTTCCACTTCTGGACAAGCTCGGGCCATCCCGTTGAACGGACCAGGCTCGAACACCATTATCAATGTTGTGGCAATCGCACAGAACGGGAGCCAAAAACTTTACTCGATCACCGTCAATCGTGCGGTGCCATCGAGCGATAACAATCTGTCAGCGTTGAGAGTGCGGGTCGGTAACACAACCCAGACCTTGTCTCCATCATTTAACTCGGACGAATTAGCTTATACTGTCAACGTAGCGGCGGGTGTAACCAGTGTCAGTGTGACTGCGACAAAAGCGGCCTCGAACGCCGTGATCTCTGGGGACCTGCCCAATAGCGGACAGGCAACCATTCAGCTAGATGGGCCTGGAACCAGTAAAGTGGCATCAATCATAGTCACCGCCCCAAACGGAACACAGAAATCCTACGCCATCACCATAAACCGAGCAGCGCCATCGAGCGACAACAATCTGTCGACGCTGTCTGTATCGCAAGGCAGCTTGACTCCTGTCTTTGCTCCTGACACATTCGCCTATTCGGTGGATGTGACGAGCGACATCTCAAGCATCAACGTAGCTGCAACGAAAGCAGATCAAAGCGCCGTGATCTCCGGTGACCTGCCCAACAGAGGACAAGCGACCATCCAGCTGGACGGACCAGGTACCAGTAGAGTAGTATCGATCATAGTCACCGCCGCAAATGGAATTTCGAAAACCTATGCCGTCACCATCAACCGAGCAACGGCACCTACCCCGCCGGCTAAACCGGCGACCGCCCCTGACCTGCTACAGGCAGATGACTCTTGCCAACTTATTCCAGGGACGAGTACCTGCTTCCCTCCCACTAGTAATACGGACAACCTGACGAACATCAAGAGACCAGGATTCAGTGTCTCAACGCCAGGCACAGGGGAGGCCGCAAAGGTTTACATAAAGAAAACAACAGGGGAAGAATTCCCTTCATCCTCTACTCCGGCTGGCAACACCCTTATCTTCAGACCGAATGTGGATTTACCTGATGGCCTCTACGACGTTACCTATACATTAAGTAACTCAGTCGGCGAGTCGGACAAGAGTCCGGTCATGACGCCACAATTGGAAATCAACACCATAATCAATAACTAGCGCTATCAACGCTGCCACCGCCTGTGAGGAGATGTACAGCCGATTAAGGTGACCGTTTCGGCAACTAGGTTCAAACCGGAATGCCGTGCTGTCTAGATCGCCATTGCCGATAAGCAAATCCCAGCGTCTCAATTGGCTGTTCCACTGGACAAATCAGAGGCGCCAATTGCACCCACTAGCCGTATCAGATCACACTCCCTCACCCTGAGCCGATCACTCTAAGAGTACCCCTCAATTATCCCGGGGATCGTCCCCCGTCCATCTTTCAGCACCCTCTGTTGCCTCGACCAGCCCCCCTCCTTTGCCCAGTCTTCCTATACTCCTGTAGGTCTAGACCGTTTTCCCCTCCTCTCCTAGCATCTGGAACCTGCTTTTCGGGGTTGGTAGGATCCGGCAGACTGAAGACTCCTGCAACAAGAGAAAGTAATCGGAATCACTATGAAATACATTCTGACCATGACCCGCTTCTGTCACACAGTTCTCCTTGTCGCCATCATCGGGTTTAGTGCTACTAGCTGCCAAGACAGCGTCTCTGTTTCAGAGAATACCGTAGAAGTTCCCCTCTCCAGTTTGACCGTGACCCCAGGGACCCTACAGCCTGCGTTTTCGAGTAATACCACAAGCTACCTGGTCGAGGTATCGACTACGGTGAGCACCGTCACTGTGACCGCTACCCCACGAGACAGCTCAACAACACTGTCGATCAACGGCATCGATACCAACCCAGGTCAGGGACGCCCCATTACACTCAGTTCATCGCAACCAACGACGACCATCACCATCGTCGTCACAAGCCAAAACGGCCTTGAGAGCACCTATGACATCCTAGTTCGTAAGGTCGATAACACGCTATCGGCCTTATCGGTGACACCTCCTGGGGCTTTTCCCGCTCCGGGATTTGTGCCGAGCACCCTGACCTACCAAGTTGATGTCGCCAGCAGCATCAATAGTGTCACCGTTGTGGCCACGAAAGCTGATCCGCATGCCGTGATGTCCGGATCAGTGACTGCCGGAGCGGGAAGCACCGCCGGCCAAGCCATCATCCCACTGAACGGGCCCGGGCAACCAACAGTGGTGTCGATCACCGTGGCTGTCCCCAATAGCGAAGCCAAGACTTATACCATCACCGTGCAACGTGCGGCTCTATCAAGCAATAACAACCTATCGGCGTTGACGGTCACACCACCCGGTTCTTTCCCTCCTCCCGGCTTCATTCCGAGTACCCTGAACTACACCGTAAACGTGGCTACGAACGTCAATCGCGTGGATGTCACGGCAACTAAATCCGACATCAATGCCGTGATGGCTATCGGCAGCGTAATCGTCCCGGCAGGAACCGCATCGGGGTCAGCTCTCAATATTCCACTCGATGGACCCGGGTCCCCTACAACCATCTCCATTGTTGTGACCGCCCAGAATGGGAGTCCCAAAACGTACAGTGTTACCGTAAACCGAGCTGCATCGACCGATGACACGCTATCAGCCTTGACGGTCGCCGCGAATAGCCTCGGACAGCCGCTGGTTCCAGGTTTTAGTGCGAGCACCGTGGACTACACGGTGAACGTCGCCAGCGCTGTCACTGAAGTTATCGTCTCGGCAACCAAGTCTGATCGGAGTGCCGTGATGCTGATCGGTTCCCTATC
This portion of the Nitrospira sp. genome encodes:
- a CDS encoding GldG family protein; the protein is MNLQSFPLGILGVLLGIGGMIAYSLRPDWLWAVTISEGLALACLVSFFALHFETVKAFSGRRSTKMGLNSFLMIILFTSILVIVNFLASRHSARWDLSENQNFTLAPQTYRVLRTLPRDVKITVFTREKDPGYQAFKERLESYRQASTKLSVEFIDPEKQPKVAQTYGIFRTDTAIFESNGQTIRVTSPSEIELTGALIRISKDSKKRIVFVEGHSELNVEDKDRNGLFIAKEALIRQGYDVGTVSLLKESTVPDNTSVLVLAGPRRSVMKEEQDRIHAYVEKGGHLLLLADPDTQTGLETLLTRWGLGLGPGVLVDLQDRLAQGDLTALLVRTFTEHEITQDLTSAVLLPLSRHITFDEQIGKDWDFVPLARTSSNSWAETNMQGRVVSLSEKEDVKGPLPMAAALSPKKAPEEGKPRPAIVVIGNSTFASNAFFNFPGNSDFFLHTTGWLAEERDLISIAPREPALHPFTPNPTQERALIYIQVILLPLMIFLTGLIVWKKRRRL
- a CDS encoding DUF4340 domain-containing protein, with the protein product MLVMLAGLGGYLYLVEFPAKQQEEKQETAQKQLLPFPETTITGISVTTAQGPIEIKLTEPGKWSIVAPLRTEADTREVQALVRALVTGTVTRTLEDQTTQLVAFGLEPPVTTITVTAGTQQEAISIGDSGPLSNTLYVLRKSDHRILLTSLAPKDLVNKSLMTFRRKELLKFVQNDIERVRLTYPTTEIVIYNMAKDKPKPSWKIRYPIEAEADQNEVRALMFRLEDLKALGIIDPGPERDSIAKTLTTPKVKVTLHTAAGDQSVRLYQSDPQKGEAIAEIGPDAPLYRINPGLIKDLTKDLFNLQDKRLFGLDYTDVAMLSVKTREQEYILINQSGEWALEDQPMEKVTQEVADLLVSRVANLPAEERIMKQSSPLAPYGLLSPAAEFVATAKDGKTTGRLTLGSQSGNLLYATGQRISGLFQVRPDLLTQIPSKSELLGKTASRTTTGR
- a CDS encoding cadherin-like beta sandwich domain-containing protein codes for the protein MTYPLIRTARSFTGMALVLLGLSTYGCGDSGTATQPAELGNLSVSAGDLQPTFTPAITSYTVQLPTDVLSTTITATPRVAGDTIRIDNQQVTSQTITLDSPGTEKSINIVVTETGTGGTSKSYTVQVKRASLTGDNSLANLTVSPGILAPEFDKSSVRYTVSVDNNIRSVTLTPTLSDPAATMTVNGQPATSGQARAINLNAGNQVTTITIAVTAQNGSTQSYEVAVSSKPSNNLQGLTISPGTLVPAFRAGGTGYTVNVGNGVGSVTVRPTLADTRATMTVNGQATTSGQSQTITLNQPGSPTIITIFVIVPEVLPKQYSVTVNRAALGGNNNLSALAVTPRPLDSPFNANDLSYTVNVASTVGSVTVRPTLADPAATMTVNGQASTSGQARAITLNGAGSDTSINIVVTAPNSTQKIYTVSVQRAALGGNNNLQSLTVSPGTLSPAFNANTTSYTVDVNSNATNLTVTPQLQDSAASLQVNGQASTSGQARAIPLNGPGSNTIINVVAIAQNGSQKLYSITVNRAVPSSDNNLSALRVRVGNTTQTLSPSFNSDELAYTVNVAAGVTSVSVTATKAASNAVISGDLPNSGQATIQLDGPGTSKVASIIVTAPNGTQKSYAITINRAAPSSDNNLSTLSVSQGSLTPVFAPDTFAYSVDVTSDISSINVAATKADQSAVISGDLPNRGQATIQLDGPGTSRVVSIIVTAANGISKTYAVTINRATAPTPPAKPATAPDLLQADDSCQLIPGTSTCFPPTSNTDNLTNIKRPGFSVSTPGTGEAAKVYIKKTTGEEFPSSSTPAGNTLIFRPNVDLPDGLYDVTYTLSNSVGESDKSPVMTPQLEINTIINN
- a CDS encoding cadherin-like beta sandwich domain-containing protein yields the protein MKYILTMTRFCHTVLLVAIIGFSATSCQDSVSVSENTVEVPLSSLTVTPGTLQPAFSSNTTSYLVEVSTTVSTVTVTATPRDSSTTLSINGIDTNPGQGRPITLSSSQPTTTITIVVTSQNGLESTYDILVRKVDNTLSALSVTPPGAFPAPGFVPSTLTYQVDVASSINSVTVVATKADPHAVMSGSVTAGAGSTAGQAIIPLNGPGQPTVVSITVAVPNSEAKTYTITVQRAALSSNNNLSALTVTPPGSFPPPGFIPSTLNYTVNVATNVNRVDVTATKSDINAVMAIGSVIVPAGTASGSALNIPLDGPGSPTTISIVVTAQNGSPKTYSVTVNRAASTDDTLSALTVAANSLGQPLVPGFSASTVDYTVNVASAVTEVIVSATKSDRSAVMLIGSLSVPAGTSSGQATFPLGGLGTQTVVSISVTAQSGGAPKTYTIRVNRAASTDDTLSALTVTANSIEQPLVPSFSAITLGYSVSVESIVDQVTVSATKSDLNAVMAIGSVTVPAGTASGSAPNIPLSGPGTPTVVSIFVTAQSGGVPKIYTIIVNRAL